Below is a window of Brassica napus cultivar Da-Ae chromosome A5, Da-Ae, whole genome shotgun sequence DNA.
cacgttgtgaaacatgtacacatagggaaacttattaggcttaataatcccaaagcaccacgaccttatagtatggtcatgagggggagagaggataaacccatgatcaatactacaagttcgtgtactatggtctaaagaccatgttatatggctcgaccattactcggccataaagggccattacccggccaaagagaggccatgatgcaaacggccaaaccaaagaggctATCACCTATAAACAGGTTAGCCACGACTTGGCCATGACTTGGCCGTGACTTGGTCTCATAGTGCAGCCTTGGCCGCACACAGTCCATGACTCggccgaagagaccatgagagaTATAACAGCCTGGCTGCAAAGGCCATAACCGGCCATGTaaggccattacctataaaaggttcggccattacctatatgcttggggacattatgaatatacatgtacagaatgataatatgtatcaggccatataagtgagcatagatattcccatctaaagaatgaatacgggtcattaaaaccagacatacaccatcttaagagttCATtgaaataaaccaccacatacatatgtgtgccgtctaagatggaacctcagaagagtattggggaatatatgttggataggagtaacactttctccacgaattcaaagagaccttgagccaaaacatgggtgattgaATAAaggccaggtacggattgcatgaccaaaagcatccgactatccaaacattaaaggagaaagattataagctggataaagaaagagtaaaggaatgataagaatggttttaaccatcattgtcttggcaagatcctcggactagaaaatatgatataagacgtccaaagtaagataatataaagatagccaattgagaagctaatcgagatgccagacactgacccgaaaagaatgaTTAAGTCATAAcaagcttagcaccaaatgaaacgtcctagaagagacataatcaagttgctatagaatctatacaagatagaccaagtgttccataagagaaAGGAAACTCGGATAGAAAGGAAAGGTGCATAGACAGATCCGAGTTCATGATAAGAGAAACCGTaccagacatagagataaggctggccagctacacatctaaggtaccaaaccaagtagtcttgggacgccaagctactaggtaacaaaggtcctggataaatgaaatctcaaagtgatcagatcatgtctggaacataatggaacctcatgaaagtgtcgacacacacacacatgaacatctatataaagatgcataagagaaaagcacttgaacataaagagataaaGCGAGGATCAGAGAgcccacgaatgagtactcatcatacaatcatagaatgataaagattataaagaatagaaagaaaaacgtggaggttcaaagtatctaaagagagatgagcgtattggccatgtacatatacagaaacgccatccgataaaccagtgaaagagatggatcttgtgagataaagaaaccgtgagagaagacaCATAATCACGTGACCTAGAGTGTCCATGTCTTCATATTAACAGCATTAgatatagcttgttacacaaggtactcacagagatcaaaggaacagattataaggagataaactcctatgtggtgattgCTGCTATAGAATTCGAAATTGAcaatggtctggtcataagaaaagaaatagatacactaatgtagtaagcagcatatggatcactggataagataagATAAATATAAGAGAACAGatttgttcctaagctgattcatggactaaagcaaaagcagctgcatatagtatgtaaaagaaattgatcacacatgatcattgattttggagttgtataaaagacaatccaataaacagtccatatacataagaggttttataaagaaaatccttgtgcttatactaaacctaaaggaGGTTAGTAGACATAGAATGAAATCTATGTGGGTGACTGgctaaaacgtccagcacaccaGCTGAGAGCATCCGGCTCTCTGGCCAAAAGCGTCCAGCCTTCAGGCTAAAGACGTCCGGCCTATCAGCTCAAAGAGCGTCCAGTTCTTCTAGACACGTCCAGCTTTTAGACCTAAGAAGCGTCTGAACCTTCTTGGTCACGGGCTAATAGATACTaaagatcaaccatcaggttgcaatccgacatcagatcccttaAGGATCCAGCATAGCAGAATGGTCTGCTGGTGCATGAACTCCATAAAACTTTGTCATAAGATTAAAAGGAGACATCTAATCTGTCGGATACCAAAGAAGAATTATAGCCCATAAAGCTTATGAGATCTATGACCTAAGGTCATGAGGCGTCATTAAGATAGGAATGCAAAGAATAAAGAATACGACATTACCTAAggcaagaaagatcgatgtccatacatgagagtgttcggccgcagagccatgataagagattataaaacctCAAAGCAATAATCATTGAACACTCATAAGATTAGTGAGTGGACAAGTATGGACGTGGTCTATGAACTAGACATGGATCGACCAGATTGAAACATGGTCGAATGATAACTGTCCAAACAAAGTAAAGAGTTTGATGTTCGACGATCACATCTAGACTATGGACAGATGCAAACACGTTTTGTAAAGACCTAATAGTGATCCCTGAGGACAATGTGATTGACATtgcttagcacacatgcttaACCGGGACACTAcatgtcaaaggacatgagaaacgacctaagaggtcTAAGTGGTCTTAATTACGGTGCAGTAATGAAACTGACCGATTACTCCCACCCTATACCTACAGGATAGATCACGCATTaagatgcgtagaatgtagaacctacaccgaggttcacatcagggggagtagtgcgtgttgtactctttttccttcatcatggttttgtcccactgggttttcctgataaggttttaatgaggcaacattaaagcgtactacaaatcctgtatggttatggcatccaagggggagtgttataaaacatgtgtggattgccattaaccaagacaagaagagatggcccatcaggccacgaccagTCCATCCGCGACAatgtccaagaggagagagagagagccgacttcaggagagagagagaggcggccacaagcttagagagaaaaggaaaccctttcctttttcctattagatgttatatttccattatcatgtattagtagatttcctatttcatgtaggattaggataagtactctttacatttatctctatcttgtaatccttatataaggaaccctttttgatgattaataataaacacgaaatattcagtctcaaaacccttcttttacaacagtataattgtaaggaccaaaatgcaaataaaaagatgaaacttcaaatttgaagttttgaaaagtgaaactctatatttggagtttcaatcttcaaaacttcaaatttgaagttttgaagtttctttttggagagcaaaaaactctatatttagagttatagagtttcttttggagatgctcttaaatAGCCAAACCTCATAATGCATTATGATGCGTGGAACAAAATAATTGAAGGATGTTTTCTTGTATTTTTGAGTGTtttatactccatccgtttcataatacttgatgttttgtaataatgcacaaaaattaagaaaattacatttctctataaacatattttaaacatataattttaaaatcagttaaccaattataaaaaagattgtaaaatctaattggttaaacagtttccaataaagttaaagttaaccttaaaatctcaaaacttcgttaaaatctcaaaatttcgtgtaaattgaaacaaaataaaccttctaaaatatcatttatattgaaacggagggagtataaaaaGTTAACCGAACCATAAAGAAAGCGAAGGCAAAATGTCAACATTTAAGCCAATTAGAGTAAAGGTTTTTCTAGTGGATACCGGCTCTCAAACTTTAGCGCCAATGATAAACTGGAAAAGAAATTCATAGATATTTCACCTCataaatctttaaaataataaagtcAAAAACATCACGTCAAAacgaaaataagaaaactaaaagCCAAGACCATCACTACGTTCCGACTATCATTTTTAGGTTATGTAACAATACACAAAAGCATGAAACAGGTCACAAAAGAAAGACGATTTATATACGTTTCTCGCACAACCAATTGAAAGCCATATGACACACTAAGATATTAGTTATTAACATCAAGCATgctatattaataatttaatatgtaTAGTGTGGTCAGGGTTAaaatttcagaaataatttacataaaaataaatcctcaaatttgtgaaaaaatattgtttataaaaactCTTACTAAATTGTTTATAGCTCCTATAATATCTAGGACCCCCTTGAGTGTGCTTAAGGTTAACTATCTTGTGCGATGTATACATGAGCATGTGTAACGTTTATTACCAAActggtaaaaatgaaaacccTTACCATGAATATGCCATACGTACACTCACACATGCAAAGATAACTATTACAAAGTACAAAAGAGAAGAAACTGTAGGAAaaccctttaacaaaaaaaaaaagaagaaactgtAGGTGGGAAAAGGAATTGTGATAGACGAATATATGTATTAGTCTGAAGGAAAATGATGTTTCTGTAAATCTTTTCAACcaggaaaaataaaacaaaataaacaaacaaaaatagtgAAAAGAGAGAAGTGGAAGGGAATCTGTCGGAAGTGTACAAAGGGAAAGCGACGAACCAGTCCAATCTAGTGTTGTTGTTTTTCCTTAGATAAAAAGATTTTGCTTTTACCAAATAATATGTAATAGCTTATTGCTGGTAAAGAGGGTTTCTTAGTTGTAATATATACAGAAAGAGAGACAATGGGGCCTGAGAAGAGAATCTCTGAGGAGAGATAGAGATGTTTCAGATCGAAAGTGACATCAAAGTGTGTCTGTGACCCTCTCTCTGTATCTCTGGGTCTCTCCTCTGCCTTCTTTATCGAAACCAGATACACCATTctgctctctctttcttttttcttttacttttttgttttgtttgggaGATTAGTAAGAACCGAAATGAAACATGATCTCGTTTCTTATTGTTGTTATACTTTACTTGTTGCTGTTAATTTTCTATATGAAGTATTCATATATTTGTCTTAGAGATCAAAGTATGAAGTTTTGAAAGAATAATGAGTGCCATATTAAGATTGAAACAAACAATATGTCGATTTTGaataacaaacaaagctggccCTATATGGTCAGTTTGGTCCTGGAGCCTCTTATAGGGACCTTTGTTTTTTAACCCCACAAAAAGAGAGATCAATGTTGATAATTGTATGGTTCATCCAATCTTCCGTGTTGAAAAAGATTTTGATAACCGGTTCTTACGAAAACTTAGAGCTATATGTGTTTTATTATCAATATGTTCCATTAAACAGTGAACTCTAAGCTAATCTCAAACTATGGAGCAATCGTTGATGTTAGGATTGAGAAGAGTAAGGTGTTGCCTCATCAATGTGGGTGCAAAAAGAGAAAGTAGTTGCATGTGAGCTACAAGACAAATCAAAAGGGTGTAGTGTTAACTTCAAAGAGGGAAATCATGAATTGGGGTTTCGAAACTGCTTTTATCTTTCTCGAGGAAGTTTGCACTACAAGTGGGATTCATATGGCGCAAAACTTTCCTTTTTGCAATAAAAATAACACAATCAAATTGTTATTATCAAATAAGCATCTTGACCAAGATCATGCTCAGAGTGGGAATATGATGTGATGTTTGAGCGTGAATGAGTCCATGTATATTGGTTAGAACTTAGAAGTAACTCagtgtttcaaaattttagttttgaatCTCCACACTGAAGAGTTTCGTGATGTCAAAATACCACCTGAAAGCATACAACAGCTCAGGCCAAGTAGCAAACCCTGAATGTTGGGAACAATCATTGTAACGTAAAGATCTTGGGAGCATGGATGTACAAGAAGAAACATGGAGCATCATTTACTCTTTTCGTTTATTCCCTCAAGAGAACAACATTGACCACGACCTTTTCCAGTTCTAGTTTATATAAGCAATGTCACAAACGCAGACTTCACATCAGTGATCAAACCAAAACCTTCGTTAGGAGTTTTTAGAATATAAACTTTTAACTGAGTTAATACCTATATGAAGATGGTCCAATAAAGAAAAAACTCAGACATTACTTTAACCACTATTATATATTGTGATTATAGAAAACCaaaattcctcgggaaattATTTATTACTGTATGCCTCTCATCCTCGGAACAAAACAGGAGGATATTTACATATCTGCAACTAGAGGGAATGTCTTCCTCCTCCTATAAGCGTGTTTAGGTAGAGCTACAAACAACTTACACCTTTAAGTCCTCTGCAATTCACCCATTACCATAAATATCAGAACAATCATGGATTTTACACTTAGAACACGGATCAGAACTTATGGTTTACCTCTTGTTTGGACATCGTTAGGTGGTCTGCAAGCTCAGGGAGAGCAGAAGGAGGTGGATGGGTCAATGACATTGGGGTTAAAGGAGGAGAGGGAGTCGTCTTAGACATATCTAAATCTGCTGCTCTAAGGTTGCTAGTAGGTATAGAGAAGCTACGAATGATTGCAGGTGGTGGTGTTGGGAGAGGAGATGGTGAACTTGAAATTAGAGGTTTACTAAGCAATTGGCTCTTCGAAACCAGAGGTGCTGAGTATCCAAATGCCCTAGAGGACTTAGCGTAGCTGCTTGGTGGTGGTGGTCTAGGAAGCTCATGGAGCTCGCTTATTTTCGGGGTTGAGACAAAAGTAGGGGAAGCAGTTGGGGATGATGACGACACTTTTGGTAACTTGGAAACTGGATTCCTTGGGATTGGACCTGAGTATAAACGAGGCGCTGAAGACAGAGGCTTGTTAGGTAAGGGTCTACTTGTAATTGGACCAGAGAAGGATCGTCTCTTGAGAGTCCCGATACGAGAGTACATTAGTCCATCTGATAAAGGCGGAGGCAACCGAGAAGATACATTCTTGTTACTCTCTCTCAGTACTTGTTCTTTCAAGGTTGCCATTGGTCTAGAAGAGAGCTTTGCAGGTCCACGCGCATCCAATGGGGATGAATGCCAAACCTGTTTTGTCAATGCCTTTGCAGGGTTAGATGAAGCCATGTTGTTGTGACGAAGACTTGTAATAGATGAGGGACTTCTTGTTGTTTCCGCAGGTGTCGGCAATGCATAAGTGCTGAACTTCCGTGTCAGAGATGATCGCATCCGTAACAGTTTATCTGAAGAAGGAAGAGTTGTGCGGTTCTCAAAAAAGAGAGGTGCTGATTGGCTCTCTATCCTAACATCTCTCCTAAAAGAATAAGACTTCCTGTAGTTTCCTTCCTCATGTTTCTGCTGACAAAGCAATAATAGATAAGACTGGTGACAAATTCATGCAACTTGAAATCATCTGAGTGGTTCTCCTAGTAGGTGAATGAAATTAAATTTCTTGAACAATATGAGCATTCTGAGATTTTTTCTAAGTCATGTGACAGGAAAAGTAGAGAAGATAGAATCATAAGTTACCTGCGCAGTGTTCGGTCCTGCAACGAGTGGAAACGTGATGTCTGACTGACCCAACTGCATGCATTAGGCGAACATTTTTTCAGGAAgcaggttttaaaaaaaaaaatagcacaAATTTCAACCAATTCTACTCTAAATGACATTCGTCAACATACAACAAAAACGT
It encodes the following:
- the LOC106347181 gene encoding uncharacterized protein At2g33490-like isoform X4, with amino-acid sequence MKTSLRRLRGVIHRHESKDRRDLRALVQNDELAQASQDVQDMRDCYDSLLSAAAATANSAYEFSESLRELGACLLEKTALNDDEESGRVLLMLGKLQFELQKLVDKYRSHIFQTITIPSESLLNELRIVEEMMRLCDEKRNVYEGMLARQKEKGRSKAGKGEFFSTQQIQEAHDEYDNETTLFVFRLKSLKQGQTRSLLTQAARHHAAQLCFFKKALNSLEEVEPHVQMVTESQHIDYHFSGLEDDDGDDEIENNDDDGSEVHTDGELSFEYRENDKDNNADSSPVLSSELGQSDITFPLVAGPNTAQKHEEGNYRKSYSFRRDVRIESQSAPLFFENRTTLPSSDKLLRMRSSLTRKFSTYALPTPAETTRSPSSITSLRHNNMASSNPAKALTKQVWHSSPLDARGPAKLSSRPMATLKEQVLRESNKNVSSRLPPPLSDGLMYSRIGTLKRRSFSGPITSRPLPNKPLSSAPRLYSGPIPRNPVSKLPKVSSSSPTASPTFVSTPKISELHELPRPPPPSSYAKSSRAFGYSAPLVSKSQLLSKPLISSSPSPLPTPPPAIIRSFSIPTSNLRAADLDMSKTTPSPPLTPMSLTHPPPSALPELADHLTMSKQERT
- the LOC106347181 gene encoding uncharacterized protein At2g33490-like isoform X3, with product MKTSLRRLRGVIHRHESKDRRDLRALVQNDELAQASQDVQDMRDCYDSLLSAAAATANSAYEFSESLRELGACLLEKTALNDDEESGRVLLMLGKLQFELQKLVDKYRSHIFQTITIPSESLLNELRIVEEMMRLCDEKRNVYEGMLARQKEKGRSKAGKGEFFSTQQIQEAHDEYDNETTLFVFRLKSLKQGQTRSLLTQAARHHAAQLCFFKKALNSLEEVEPHVQMVTESQHIDYHFSGLEDDDGDDEIENNDDDGSEVHTDGELSFEYRENDKDNNADSSPVLSSELGQSDITFPLVAGPNTAQQKHEEGNYRKSYSFRRDVRIESQSAPLFFENRTTLPSSDKLLRMRSSLTRKFSTYALPTPAETTRSPSSITSLRHNNMASSNPAKALTKQVWHSSPLDARGPAKLSSRPMATLKEQVLRESNKNVSSRLPPPLSDGLMYSRIGTLKRRSFSGPITSRPLPNKPLSSAPRLYSGPIPRNPVSKLPKVSSSSPTASPTFVSTPKISELHELPRPPPPSSYAKSSRAFGYSAPLVSKSQLLSKPLISSSPSPLPTPPPAIIRSFSIPTSNLRAADLDMSKTTPSPPLTPMSLTHPPPSALPELADHLTMSKQERT
- the LOC106347181 gene encoding uncharacterized protein At2g33490-like isoform X2 → MKTSLRRLRGVIHRHESKDRRDLRALVQNDELAQASQDVQDMRDCYDSLLSAAAATANSAYEFSESLRELGACLLEKTALNDDEESGRVLLMLGKLQFELQKLVDKYRSHIFQTITIPSESLLNELRIVEEMMRLCDEKRNVYEGMLARQKEKGRSKAGKGEFFSTQQIQEAHDEYDNETTLFVFRLKSLKQGQTRSLLTQAARHHAAQLCFFKKALNSLEEVEPHVQMVTESQHIDYHFSGLEDDDGDDEIENNDDDGSEVHTDGELSFEYRENDKDNNADSSPVLSSELGQSDITFPLVAGPNTAQKHEEGNYRKSYSFRRDVRIESQSAPLFFENRTTLPSSDKLLRMRSSLTRKFSTYALPTPAETTRSPSSITSLRHNNMASSNPAKALTKQVWHSSPLDARGPAKLSSRPMATLKEQVLRESNKNVSSRLPPPLSDGLMYSRIGTLKRRSFSGPITSRPLPNKPLSSAPRLYSGPIPRNPVSKLPKVSSSSPTASPTFVSTPKISELHELPRPPPPSSYAKSSRAFGYSAPLVSKSQLLSKPLISSSPSPLPTPPPAIIRSFSIPTSNLRAADLDMSKTTPSPPLTPMSLTHPPPSALPELADHLTMSKQEVNHKF
- the LOC106347181 gene encoding uncharacterized protein At2g33490-like isoform X1 yields the protein MKTSLRRLRGVIHRHESKDRRDLRALVQNDELAQASQDVQDMRDCYDSLLSAAAATANSAYEFSESLRELGACLLEKTALNDDEESGRVLLMLGKLQFELQKLVDKYRSHIFQTITIPSESLLNELRIVEEMMRLCDEKRNVYEGMLARQKEKGRSKAGKGEFFSTQQIQEAHDEYDNETTLFVFRLKSLKQGQTRSLLTQAARHHAAQLCFFKKALNSLEEVEPHVQMVTESQHIDYHFSGLEDDDGDDEIENNDDDGSEVHTDGELSFEYRENDKDNNADSSPVLSSELGQSDITFPLVAGPNTAQQKHEEGNYRKSYSFRRDVRIESQSAPLFFENRTTLPSSDKLLRMRSSLTRKFSTYALPTPAETTRSPSSITSLRHNNMASSNPAKALTKQVWHSSPLDARGPAKLSSRPMATLKEQVLRESNKNVSSRLPPPLSDGLMYSRIGTLKRRSFSGPITSRPLPNKPLSSAPRLYSGPIPRNPVSKLPKVSSSSPTASPTFVSTPKISELHELPRPPPPSSYAKSSRAFGYSAPLVSKSQLLSKPLISSSPSPLPTPPPAIIRSFSIPTSNLRAADLDMSKTTPSPPLTPMSLTHPPPSALPELADHLTMSKQEVNHKF
- the LOC106347181 gene encoding uncharacterized protein At2g33490-like isoform X5, which produces MSLKMFWQDVQDMRDCYDSLLSAAAATANSAYEFSESLRELGACLLEKTALNDDEESGRVLLMLGKLQFELQKLVDKYRSHIFQTITIPSESLLNELRIVEEMMRLCDEKRNVYEGMLARQKEKGRSKAGKGEFFSTQQIQEAHDEYDNETTLFVFRLKSLKQGQTRSLLTQAARHHAAQLCFFKKALNSLEEVEPHVQMVTESQHIDYHFSGLEDDDGDDEIENNDDDGSEVHTDGELSFEYRENDKDNNADSSPVLSSELGQSDITFPLVAGPNTAQQKHEEGNYRKSYSFRRDVRIESQSAPLFFENRTTLPSSDKLLRMRSSLTRKFSTYALPTPAETTRSPSSITSLRHNNMASSNPAKALTKQVWHSSPLDARGPAKLSSRPMATLKEQVLRESNKNVSSRLPPPLSDGLMYSRIGTLKRRSFSGPITSRPLPNKPLSSAPRLYSGPIPRNPVSKLPKVSSSSPTASPTFVSTPKISELHELPRPPPPSSYAKSSRAFGYSAPLVSKSQLLSKPLISSSPSPLPTPPPAIIRSFSIPTSNLRAADLDMSKTTPSPPLTPMSLTHPPPSALPELADHLTMSKQEVNHKF